One genomic segment of Thermodesulfobacteriota bacterium includes these proteins:
- a CDS encoding DUF6657 family protein produces the protein DFAHEDLVAAGMRLGAAYMRGEEEKPAAVLAARAKTEEPFVRRGVVKTLLRNVLLPKDKLQQEQGERALAGLAILAGRASDLAAVLAEVRMILGHYLKTRDQMRQQLEDAFAMQLEQMEAAVAQQTGFRVRLDPGQHPKFQEEWNRMRSSLDDQYGRALEQHRQLLEQRLAGRG, from the coding sequence GGACTTCGCCCACGAGGATCTGGTTGCCGCCGGCATGCGGCTGGGGGCCGCCTACATGCGGGGCGAGGAGGAGAAGCCTGCCGCCGTGCTGGCGGCCCGGGCCAAGACCGAGGAGCCCTTTGTCCGGCGGGGGGTGGTCAAGACCCTGTTGCGCAACGTGCTTCTGCCCAAGGACAAGCTGCAGCAGGAGCAGGGCGAGCGGGCCCTGGCCGGGCTGGCCATCCTTGCCGGCCGGGCCAGTGATCTGGCCGCCGTGCTGGCCGAGGTGCGGATGATCCTGGGCCATTACCTCAAGACCCGGGACCAGATGCGCCAGCAGCTGGAGGACGCCTTCGCCATGCAGCTGGAGCAGATGGAGGCGGCGGTGGCGCAGCAGACCGGCTTCCGGGTGCGGCTGGACCCCGGGCAGCACCCCAAGTTCCAGGAGGAATGGAACCGGATGCGATCCAGCCTGGACGACCAGTACGGCCGCGCCCTGGAGCAGCACCGGCAGCTCCTGGAGCAGCGGCTGGCCGGCCGCGGATGA
- a CDS encoding aminopeptidase P family protein yields MTAAGPRLVVTLSRLPKGAARQEVAAGVAAWLAASHLPGQPAPPGGAWQLVLPLAGADPLMLVADLRDRLDGLPVGLAFQILDQAAAPALPRPSRRPSIMADSPPVAPRLALLVRRLRRLHLDALLVSQPENRFYLSGFAGHDTSPAETSGLLLVPVGRQAILVTDFRYRLDAERQATGCVVRLGKGGMPRLLAGILPRLGLARLAFESQAVLHSQWQALGRLAARSDTELVPRKDLVEALRIRKDAGELAAIERAVRLNEAVFQEVFQALTPGMTERQVAEMIETGFRRHGADGPSFPPIVAGGANGASPHAQPGDRPLAAGEPIVIDMGCRLDGYCSDMTRTVVLGEMDELTRQRIRLVRRAQLAALAVIRPGVRACDVDRAARAVIEAEGLGPLFGHGLGHGVGLAVHEAPAVNRRSLVRLAAGMVVTVEPGIYFPGWGGIRLENMVQVTGNGVRLLNKDTTFLDV; encoded by the coding sequence ATGACCGCCGCCGGGCCGCGCCTGGTGGTCACCCTGTCCCGGCTGCCCAAAGGGGCGGCCCGGCAGGAGGTGGCCGCCGGGGTTGCGGCCTGGCTGGCTGCCTCGCACCTGCCGGGGCAGCCCGCCCCCCCCGGCGGTGCCTGGCAGCTGGTGCTTCCCCTGGCCGGAGCCGATCCCCTCATGCTGGTGGCGGACTTGCGGGACCGGCTGGACGGCCTGCCGGTAGGACTTGCCTTCCAGATCCTGGACCAGGCTGCCGCCCCGGCCCTGCCCCGCCCTTCCAGGAGACCATCCATCATGGCCGATAGCCCCCCCGTCGCTCCCCGGCTGGCCCTCCTGGTGCGCCGCCTGCGGCGCCTGCATCTGGACGCCCTCCTGGTGAGCCAGCCTGAAAACCGGTTCTACCTGAGCGGCTTTGCCGGCCACGACACCTCGCCTGCGGAGACCTCCGGGCTCCTCCTGGTGCCGGTGGGGCGCCAGGCCATCCTGGTCACCGATTTCCGCTACCGGCTGGACGCCGAGCGGCAGGCGACCGGCTGCGTCGTGCGGCTGGGCAAGGGCGGCATGCCGCGCCTTTTGGCCGGCATTCTGCCCCGGCTGGGGCTGGCCCGCCTGGCCTTCGAGAGCCAGGCCGTGCTACACAGCCAGTGGCAGGCCCTGGGCCGGCTGGCCGCCCGCTCCGACACCGAGCTGGTGCCCCGGAAGGACCTGGTGGAGGCCTTGCGGATCCGGAAGGATGCCGGGGAGCTGGCGGCCATCGAGAGGGCAGTGCGGCTCAATGAGGCGGTCTTCCAGGAGGTCTTCCAGGCCTTGACGCCGGGCATGACCGAGCGGCAGGTGGCGGAGATGATCGAGACCGGTTTCCGCCGGCATGGCGCCGATGGGCCGAGCTTCCCACCCATCGTCGCGGGCGGCGCCAACGGCGCCTCGCCTCACGCCCAGCCCGGGGACCGGCCCCTGGCCGCCGGCGAGCCCATCGTCATCGACATGGGCTGCCGCCTGGACGGCTACTGCTCGGATATGACCCGCACGGTGGTGCTGGGGGAGATGGACGAGCTGACCCGGCAGCGCATCCGGCTGGTGCGCCGGGCGCAGCTGGCCGCCCTGGCGGTCATCCGGCCAGGGGTACGGGCCTGCGACGTGGACCGGGCGGCCCGCGCGGTGATCGAGGCGGAGGGCCTGGGCCCGCTGTTCGGCCATGGTCTGGGCCACGGGGTGGGGCTGGCGGTCCACGAGGCGCCGGCGGTCAATCGCCGCAGCCTGGTGCGACTGGCCGCCGGCATGGTGGTCACGGTGGAGCCTGGGATCTACTTCCCGGGCTGGGGGGGCATCCGCCTGGAGAACATGGTGCAGGTTACCGGCAACGGCGTGCGTCTTCTGAACAAGGACACCACCTTCCTGGACGTCTGA